One Halosegnis longus DNA window includes the following coding sequences:
- the coxB gene encoding cytochrome c oxidase subunit II yields MKRTRVAGAVATVLALLAVAVGPAAAQPSENIGIINPLNLELLYVAAIIAVVVEAILIYTVVRYRNNDDPKPTQENRRLEITWTITTAIVLLFVGVAAYAALGSPLVGGVTAAQNPNAVEPAVTHDYPGAVGPPPERQDEIVEIEVTAQKYYWTFNYTETMENGNVSTMVSTSSSSGEPLVLPANTQVYLHVNSVDWLHAVHVPKLGLKQDAMPGKYNTITTELNDEAIGNSYQLYCAEYCGVGHSAMLGEVLVVSQEDYEEFTENPDEFLANQ; encoded by the coding sequence ATGAAACGTACGCGCGTTGCGGGGGCCGTCGCGACGGTGCTCGCGCTACTCGCCGTCGCCGTGGGCCCGGCTGCGGCACAGCCGTCCGAGAACATCGGCATCATCAATCCGCTCAACCTCGAACTCCTCTACGTCGCCGCCATCATCGCGGTGGTCGTCGAGGCGATTCTCATCTACACGGTCGTCCGCTACCGCAACAACGACGACCCGAAACCGACACAGGAGAACCGTCGTCTCGAAATCACGTGGACCATCACGACCGCCATCGTCCTGCTGTTCGTCGGCGTCGCCGCCTACGCCGCCCTCGGGAGCCCGCTCGTCGGTGGTGTCACGGCCGCACAGAACCCGAACGCGGTCGAGCCGGCCGTCACCCACGACTACCCCGGTGCCGTCGGCCCGCCGCCGGAGCGACAGGACGAAATCGTCGAAATCGAGGTGACCGCCCAGAAGTACTACTGGACGTTCAACTACACCGAGACGATGGAGAACGGCAACGTCTCCACGATGGTCTCGACGAGCAGCAGCAGCGGCGAGCCGCTCGTCCTCCCGGCCAACACGCAGGTGTATCTCCACGTCAACTCCGTCGACTGGCTCCACGCCGTCCACGTCCCGAAGCTCGGGCTGAAACAGGACGCCATGCCGGGCAAGTACAACACTATCACCACGGAGCTGAACGACGAAGCCATCGGCAACTCCTACCAGCTCTACTGTGCGGAGTACTGTGGCGTCGGCCACTCCGCCATGCTCGGTGAGGTGCTCGTCGTCTCACAGGAAGACTACGAGGAGTTCACCGAGAACCCCGACGAGTTCCTCGCGAACCAGTAA
- a CDS encoding heme o synthase encodes MKRPQFTTLLATTVVGVYLLVVAGATATVADATAACTSWPLCAPSSVSAVVALGHRTAALVVGLLLVGSIAVGWSDSSRRVKGALLAALALYPVQVGMGAIVVFAGASGLTPGLHLGVAVAIFTALTAALAWQLEADTGRDDVPEEPFEESVADADPSESTVTFDSAFERVRETLFAYFRLMKPRLMWLLALVAAAGMSLAGGPEGLTVRTIVFTLGGGVLAIGASGTFNHVLERDIDRRMKRTSDRPLATELVPVRNALAFGFALAAASLVAFLQVNVFAATLGFIAIVFYSVIYTLVLKPNTVQNTVIGGVAGALPALIGWVGVTGDIGLPGVVLAVTIFLWTPAHFYNLALAYKDDYARGGFPMMPVVSGETKTRKHIVWYLAATLASAGVLTAVSNLGVLYAVTTVGFGALFLGMVVRLHRERTEGAAFRAFHASNAYLGALLVAIVVDSLVV; translated from the coding sequence ATGAAGCGGCCGCAGTTCACGACGCTGCTCGCGACGACCGTCGTCGGGGTGTATCTCCTCGTCGTCGCCGGCGCGACGGCCACCGTCGCCGACGCCACGGCCGCCTGTACGTCGTGGCCCCTGTGTGCACCCTCCTCCGTGAGCGCCGTCGTCGCGCTCGGCCACCGCACCGCCGCGCTCGTCGTCGGACTCCTCCTCGTCGGCTCCATCGCCGTCGGCTGGTCGGACAGCTCCCGCCGCGTCAAGGGTGCCCTGCTCGCCGCGCTCGCGCTCTACCCGGTACAGGTCGGCATGGGCGCAATCGTCGTCTTCGCGGGCGCGAGCGGTCTCACTCCCGGTCTCCACCTCGGCGTCGCCGTCGCCATCTTCACCGCGCTCACCGCCGCGCTCGCGTGGCAACTCGAAGCCGACACGGGACGCGACGACGTGCCCGAGGAGCCGTTCGAGGAGTCCGTCGCCGACGCCGACCCGTCCGAGTCGACCGTCACGTTCGACTCCGCGTTCGAGCGCGTCCGCGAGACGCTCTTTGCGTACTTCCGGCTGATGAAGCCGCGGTTGATGTGGCTGCTCGCGCTCGTGGCCGCCGCCGGGATGTCGCTCGCCGGCGGTCCGGAGGGGTTGACCGTCCGCACTATCGTCTTCACGCTCGGGGGCGGCGTCCTCGCCATCGGTGCCTCGGGGACGTTCAACCACGTCCTCGAACGCGACATCGACCGCCGGATGAAACGCACCAGCGACCGCCCGCTGGCGACGGAGCTCGTCCCGGTTCGCAACGCGCTCGCGTTCGGGTTCGCGCTCGCGGCCGCCTCGCTCGTCGCCTTCCTCCAGGTGAACGTCTTCGCCGCCACGCTCGGCTTCATCGCCATCGTGTTCTACTCGGTCATCTACACGCTCGTGTTGAAGCCGAACACCGTCCAGAACACCGTCATCGGCGGCGTCGCCGGCGCGCTTCCGGCGCTCATCGGCTGGGTCGGCGTCACCGGCGACATCGGTCTGCCGGGCGTCGTGCTCGCCGTGACCATCTTCCTGTGGACGCCGGCCCACTTCTACAACCTCGCGCTCGCCTACAAGGACGACTACGCCCGCGGCGGCTTCCCGATGATGCCCGTCGTCAGCGGTGAGACCAAGACGCGCAAACACATCGTCTGGTATCTCGCGGCCACGCTCGCGAGCGCCGGCGTGCTCACCGCGGTCAGCAACCTCGGCGTCCTCTACGCCGTCACGACGGTCGGCTTCGGCGCGCTCTTCTTGGGAATGGTCGTCCGACTCCACCGCGAGCGCACCGAGGGGGCGGCGTTTCGCGCGTTCCACGCCTCGAACGCCTACCTCGGTGCCTTGCTCGTGGCCATCGTCGTCGATTCCCTCGTCGTATGA
- a CDS encoding DUF7546 family protein has product MSTIAAVRERRPATRTLVYWAAILNAQLLVVILYSLLVSGPPGSLRGIFILAMPWLWLDLSWWAYRNTDLPRVTGRKRLVAAALAGGYFLVLAFAGGVLLPGIGDRATGFRLVTYQIPPGFAPALLYSGERFVVNLIPYKVVGYLALAWLVYGTIADVSGSVGAGLLGLFSCVSCVLPVIAGVLTTVTGSAGFAATIGQQSYLLSTSVFVATVLLLRWRPTVADLSRLRP; this is encoded by the coding sequence ATGAGCACCATCGCCGCGGTTCGTGAGCGCCGCCCCGCCACCCGGACGCTCGTCTACTGGGCCGCCATCCTGAACGCACAGCTACTCGTCGTCATCCTCTACTCCCTGCTCGTGAGCGGGCCGCCGGGGTCGCTGCGTGGCATCTTCATCCTCGCGATGCCGTGGCTGTGGCTCGACCTCTCGTGGTGGGCGTACCGCAACACCGACCTGCCGCGCGTGACCGGTCGAAAGCGGCTCGTCGCCGCCGCGCTCGCCGGGGGGTACTTCCTCGTCCTCGCGTTCGCGGGCGGCGTCCTCCTGCCGGGTATCGGCGACCGCGCCACCGGGTTCCGGCTCGTCACCTACCAGATACCCCCCGGTTTCGCGCCCGCGCTGCTGTACAGCGGTGAGCGGTTCGTCGTGAATCTCATCCCGTACAAGGTCGTCGGCTATCTCGCGCTCGCGTGGCTGGTCTACGGGACGATTGCCGACGTGTCCGGCTCCGTCGGTGCGGGGCTGCTCGGTCTCTTCTCGTGTGTCTCGTGTGTGCTCCCGGTCATCGCGGGCGTGCTCACGACCGTCACGGGGAGTGCCGGCTTCGCCGCCACCATCGGCCAGCAGTCGTATCTGCTCTCCACGAGCGTGTTCGTCGCGACCGTGCTCCTGCTCCGGTGGCGGCCGACGGTGGCAGACCTCTCGCGGCTCCGTCCGTGA
- a CDS encoding SelT/SelW/SelH family protein has translation MTHVEITYCVPCGYLDRALKLQRAVLQNFGQSVDRATLVTGDHGVFRVAVDGEPIWDLSEDEYDVDDIVRRVRAEL, from the coding sequence GTGACCCACGTCGAAATCACCTACTGCGTCCCGTGTGGCTATCTCGACCGCGCCCTCAAGCTCCAGCGCGCCGTGCTCCAGAACTTCGGCCAGTCCGTCGACCGTGCGACCCTCGTCACCGGCGACCACGGCGTCTTCCGCGTGGCCGTGGACGGCGAACCAATCTGGGACCTGAGCGAGGACGAGTACGACGTGGACGACATCGTCCGCCGGGTGCGCGCCGAACTGTAG
- a CDS encoding ABC transporter ATP-binding protein, with the protein MVISASDVRRTYGETVALDGVSLDIDAGEIYGLIGPNGAGKTTLVRALTGTTDPEGEVRLLGEDPKRADPQRLGLLPQEFSPPARLTAREVVSYYGGLYDESRDVDETLADVGLTDSGNTYYEDLSGGQKRRVCVATTLVNDPDVLFLDEPTTGIDPQGRRDVWGLIDALADAGATVLVTTHYMEEAERLCDRVGLLAGGRLVAEGPPADLVAEHGGRPRVEIRADDPDHAREVLAAAEYAFVPDERRLVVDDVAPDEVGDVATTLTDAGVAYDGLLWRQPDLEEVYLQLTGQTVGASGTPREVGDE; encoded by the coding sequence ATGGTTATCAGTGCGTCGGACGTGCGCCGGACGTACGGCGAGACGGTCGCGCTCGACGGCGTCTCGCTCGACATCGACGCCGGCGAGATCTACGGCCTCATCGGCCCGAACGGCGCGGGCAAAACCACGCTCGTCCGCGCGCTCACCGGGACGACCGACCCGGAGGGCGAGGTGCGACTGCTCGGCGAAGACCCGAAGCGCGCCGACCCGCAGCGGCTCGGCCTGCTGCCACAGGAGTTTTCCCCGCCGGCGCGGCTGACGGCCCGCGAGGTGGTCAGCTACTACGGCGGTCTCTACGACGAGTCGCGCGACGTGGACGAGACGCTGGCCGACGTTGGACTCACGGACAGCGGAAACACCTACTACGAGGACCTTTCTGGCGGGCAGAAGCGACGGGTGTGCGTCGCCACGACGCTCGTGAACGACCCCGACGTGTTGTTCTTGGACGAGCCGACGACGGGTATCGACCCGCAGGGTCGCCGGGACGTGTGGGGGCTCATCGACGCGCTCGCCGACGCCGGCGCGACGGTGCTCGTCACGACCCACTACATGGAGGAGGCCGAGCGGCTCTGTGACCGCGTCGGCCTGCTCGCCGGCGGCCGACTCGTCGCGGAGGGACCGCCCGCCGACCTCGTCGCAGAACACGGTGGCCGCCCGCGCGTCGAGATTCGCGCCGACGACCCCGACCACGCCCGCGAGGTGTTGGCCGCCGCGGAGTACGCCTTCGTCCCCGACGAGCGCCGGCTCGTCGTCGACGACGTTGCTCCCGACGAGGTGGGCGACGTGGCGACGACGCTCACCGACGCCGGGGTCGCCTACGACGGCCTCCTGTGGCGACAGCCCGACCTCGAAGAGGTGTATCTCCAGCTCACCGGCCAAACCGTCGGAGCCAGCGGGACGCCCCGCGAGGTGGGCGATGAGTAG
- a CDS encoding ABC transporter permease: MSRAGRIRSETVAAGKAFLRRRTAVFFTFFFPAIIILIFGALVNTAGGTGGLFTEPPGYYVPGYLAVVVLFTPLSRVGSEVARHREDNRFEKLATTPLRRWEWLAAQTLVNVGIIGVAAAGILLLVLAVTGASIVFSPLLVPFVVLGVALFCGLGAILGSLSDSSDGVIAASNGVALPLLFLSETFVPQSLLPEWLPLWVSPLTYFSRGVRAVAYEPPGTLATSQVPGGFGVAESNLLVLAGLTLAFFLVGAATLPRTD; the protein is encoded by the coding sequence ATGAGTAGAGCCGGTCGCATCCGGTCGGAGACCGTCGCCGCGGGGAAGGCGTTCCTCCGCCGGCGTACCGCCGTCTTCTTCACGTTCTTCTTCCCGGCCATCATCATCCTCATCTTCGGGGCTCTGGTCAACACGGCCGGCGGGACTGGCGGGCTGTTCACGGAGCCGCCGGGCTACTACGTTCCGGGCTACCTCGCCGTCGTCGTGTTGTTCACGCCGCTCTCACGGGTGGGAAGCGAGGTCGCCCGCCACCGCGAGGACAACCGCTTCGAGAAGCTGGCGACGACGCCGCTCCGCCGGTGGGAGTGGCTGGCGGCACAGACGCTCGTCAACGTCGGCATCATCGGCGTCGCCGCAGCGGGTATCCTCCTGCTCGTGTTGGCCGTTACCGGCGCGTCTATCGTCTTCTCGCCGCTGCTCGTCCCGTTCGTCGTGCTCGGCGTCGCGTTGTTCTGTGGCCTGGGCGCGATTCTCGGCAGCTTGTCGGACTCCTCGGACGGCGTCATCGCGGCCTCGAACGGGGTCGCGCTCCCACTGCTCTTCTTATCCGAGACGTTCGTTCCCCAGTCGCTCCTCCCGGAGTGGCTCCCGCTGTGGGTGTCGCCGCTGACGTACTTCTCGCGCGGCGTGCGGGCCGTCGCCTACGAGCCACCGGGGACGCTCGCCACCTCGCAGGTGCCGGGCGGGTTTGGCGTCGCGGAGTCGAATCTGCTCGTGCTGGCCGGCCTGACGCTCGCCTTCTTCCTCGTCGGGGCTGCGACGCTCCCGCGGACCGACTGA
- a CDS encoding DUF420 domain-containing protein — protein sequence MSLADSSVVKRRPRAVVAVLSVVGYVLVIGTLYFGLDFYPDIGLGTVNLLSHAIALVNTVAVCCLVAGWYHIRQGNVETHRRLMIASFTLIMVFLVMYLLKTGGGGRKDFVGPDLPYYLYLAMLGIHIVLSALSVPLVLYNITIGLSHSVDEIRQTAHARVGRITVAVWSVSLTLGVLAYVLLNHVYTFEFVPA from the coding sequence ATGAGTCTCGCGGACAGTTCGGTCGTGAAACGCCGCCCTCGGGCCGTCGTCGCCGTGCTCAGCGTCGTCGGCTACGTGCTCGTCATCGGGACGCTCTACTTCGGCCTCGACTTCTACCCTGACATCGGACTGGGGACGGTGAATCTGCTCTCACACGCCATCGCGCTGGTCAACACCGTCGCTGTCTGTTGTCTGGTCGCCGGCTGGTACCACATCCGGCAGGGGAACGTCGAGACGCACCGCCGGCTGATGATCGCCTCGTTCACCCTCATCATGGTGTTCCTCGTGATGTACCTGCTCAAGACCGGTGGCGGCGGTCGCAAGGACTTCGTCGGCCCCGACCTGCCGTACTATCTGTACCTTGCGATGCTGGGCATCCACATCGTGCTCTCGGCGCTGTCGGTGCCGCTGGTCTTGTACAACATCACTATCGGACTGAGCCACAGCGTCGACGAGATTCGCCAGACGGCCCACGCCCGTGTCGGACGGATTACCGTCGCCGTCTGGAGCGTCTCGCTCACGCTCGGCGTGTTGGCGTACGTCCTCCTGAATCACGTCTACACCTTCGAGTTCGTCCCGGCCTGA
- a CDS encoding cobalamin B12-binding domain-containing protein translates to MSTQDSEDRTIRCLVAKVGLDGHDRGAHVIARAFRDAGFEVIYSGLHKSPDEIVQAAVQEDVDVLGISILSGAHNTLVPKIVEGLESYDAFEDTLVLVGGIIPDEDRDELYEMGVDGIFGPGSSMAETIEFVRENAPER, encoded by the coding sequence ATGAGTACACAGGACTCCGAGGACCGGACCATCCGCTGTCTGGTCGCGAAGGTCGGTCTCGACGGCCACGACCGCGGCGCGCACGTCATCGCCCGGGCGTTCCGCGACGCCGGCTTCGAGGTCATCTACTCCGGACTCCACAAGTCGCCCGACGAAATCGTGCAGGCCGCCGTCCAGGAGGACGTGGACGTGCTCGGCATCTCCATCCTCTCTGGTGCCCACAACACGCTCGTGCCGAAAATCGTGGAAGGACTCGAGTCGTACGACGCCTTCGAGGACACGCTCGTGCTCGTGGGCGGTATCATTCCGGACGAGGACCGCGACGAGCTGTACGAGATGGGCGTCGACGGCATCTTCGGTCCGGGGTCGTCGATGGCAGAGACCATCGAGTTCGTCCGCGAGAACGCGCCCGAGCGATGA
- the meaB gene encoding methylmalonyl Co-A mutase-associated GTPase MeaB, with the protein MSDLIEELLAGKHRALARVISKIEDRSPGYRELVSQLHEHTGNATVVGITGSPGAGKSTLVDKMAETYRERGETVGVIAIDPSSPFSGGAVLGDRIRMASNVGDMDVFFRSMSARGTLGGLSTATTDAVKALDAFGKDRIIIETVGAGQNEVDIVGTADTVAVLVPPSSGDDVQMLKAGILEIGDVFVVNKADLDGADRTVQELKEMVHMRDASPLAGTAGHHGVETDAVGEEDEDETDDGDDDTWTPPIVETVAKTGEGVEPFLDTLADHRAWLETSGELTEQRRDRYEEEIRRLLREGAGELIREEIERQGGLDRYVDTIVAKETDPYAVTEELLAPLRESVRE; encoded by the coding sequence ATGAGCGACCTCATCGAGGAACTGCTCGCCGGCAAACACCGGGCGCTCGCCCGCGTCATCTCGAAGATCGAGGACCGGTCGCCCGGCTACCGCGAGCTAGTGAGCCAGCTTCACGAACACACGGGCAACGCGACGGTCGTCGGCATCACCGGCTCGCCCGGTGCCGGCAAGTCGACGCTCGTCGACAAGATGGCGGAGACGTACCGCGAGCGTGGCGAGACGGTCGGCGTCATCGCTATCGACCCCTCGTCGCCCTTCTCCGGCGGCGCGGTGTTGGGCGACCGCATCCGGATGGCATCGAACGTCGGCGACATGGACGTGTTCTTCCGGTCGATGTCGGCCCGCGGCACGCTCGGCGGGCTCTCGACGGCGACGACGGATGCCGTGAAGGCACTCGACGCCTTCGGAAAGGACCGCATCATCATCGAGACGGTCGGCGCGGGCCAAAACGAGGTGGACATCGTCGGCACCGCAGATACGGTCGCCGTGCTCGTTCCGCCCTCTTCGGGAGACGACGTACAGATGCTGAAGGCCGGCATCCTCGAAATCGGCGACGTGTTCGTCGTCAACAAGGCCGACCTCGACGGGGCCGACCGCACCGTCCAGGAGCTCAAGGAGATGGTCCATATGCGCGACGCCTCGCCGCTTGCCGGCACCGCCGGCCACCACGGCGTCGAGACCGACGCGGTCGGCGAGGAAGACGAGGACGAGACCGACGACGGTGACGACGACACGTGGACCCCGCCAATCGTCGAGACGGTCGCCAAGACCGGCGAGGGGGTCGAGCCGTTCCTCGACACGCTCGCCGACCACCGGGCGTGGCTCGAAACCTCGGGGGAACTCACCGAACAGCGGCGCGACCGCTACGAGGAGGAGATTCGTCGCCTACTCCGTGAGGGTGCGGGCGAGTTGATTCGCGAAGAAATCGAGCGACAGGGCGGACTCGACCGCTACGTCGACACCATCGTCGCGAAGGAGACCGACCCGTACGCCGTCACCGAGGAGCTGCTCGCCCCGCTGCGCGAGTCGGTCCGCGAGTAG
- a CDS encoding CoA-binding protein yields the protein MATTDDAELTAALEAETIAVVGCSATPGKAAHGVPKYLQDHGYRIIPVNPTTDEVLGEPAYDSLSDVTEDIDLVDVFRPSAEVSGIVDEVLAREDVDTVWLQLGIRDSESGERVADSGRRFVQDKCLKVEHQRLA from the coding sequence ATGGCGACGACAGACGACGCGGAGTTGACGGCGGCGCTCGAAGCAGAGACCATCGCGGTCGTCGGCTGTTCGGCCACGCCGGGAAAGGCGGCCCACGGCGTCCCGAAGTATCTCCAAGACCACGGCTACCGTATCATCCCCGTGAATCCGACGACCGACGAGGTGCTCGGCGAACCGGCGTACGATTCGCTTTCGGACGTTACGGAGGACATCGACCTCGTGGACGTGTTCCGGCCGAGCGCGGAGGTGTCAGGCATCGTCGACGAGGTGCTCGCCCGCGAGGACGTCGACACCGTGTGGCTCCAACTCGGAATTCGCGACAGCGAGTCGGGCGAGCGCGTCGCCGACTCCGGGCGTCGGTTCGTTCAGGACAAGTGTCTGAAGGTCGAACACCAGCGGCTGGCGTGA
- a CDS encoding geranylgeranylglycerol-phosphate geranylgeranyltransferase — protein MQRLRGLIELTRPGNALTSGLLTAIGAVVAGTAPTPGLLVDTGPPVRAAAAVLATMLAVGAGNAINDYFDREIDAINQPRRPIPRGAVTPRETLAFAATQFVVAVGLALVLPPLAVAIAVVNLVALVAYTKLFKGLPGVGNAVVGCLGGSTFLFGGAAVGGALRPVAVLAVLAALATFSREVIKDVEDVAGDREEGLNTLPIAVGERRALQIAMAALLVGVAGSPLPYLLADFGVAYLVAVAVPDAVMVTAGYWGFSDPTRSQAWLKYGQLLAAGAFIVGRFA, from the coding sequence ATGCAGCGGCTTCGCGGACTCATCGAGCTGACGCGTCCCGGCAACGCACTCACGTCGGGACTGCTCACAGCCATCGGTGCGGTCGTCGCCGGGACCGCACCGACGCCGGGGCTGCTCGTCGACACGGGCCCGCCGGTCCGCGCGGCCGCGGCCGTGCTCGCGACGATGCTCGCCGTCGGGGCCGGCAACGCCATCAACGACTACTTCGACCGCGAAATCGACGCCATCAACCAACCGAGACGGCCGATTCCACGGGGTGCAGTGACGCCGCGCGAGACCCTCGCGTTCGCCGCGACACAGTTTGTCGTCGCGGTCGGGTTGGCGCTCGTGCTCCCGCCGCTCGCCGTGGCGATTGCCGTCGTGAATCTCGTCGCGCTCGTCGCGTACACGAAACTATTCAAGGGGCTTCCGGGCGTCGGCAACGCGGTCGTGGGCTGTCTCGGCGGGTCGACGTTCCTGTTCGGCGGGGCCGCCGTCGGCGGTGCGCTCCGGCCGGTGGCCGTCCTCGCCGTGCTCGCCGCGCTGGCGACGTTCTCGCGGGAGGTCATCAAGGACGTGGAGGATGTCGCCGGCGACAGAGAGGAGGGGCTGAACACGCTTCCAATCGCGGTCGGGGAGCGACGTGCGCTCCAGATTGCGATGGCTGCACTGCTCGTCGGCGTCGCCGGGAGTCCGCTCCCGTATCTGCTCGCCGACTTCGGCGTCGCGTATCTCGTTGCCGTCGCCGTCCCCGACGCGGTGATGGTGACCGCCGGCTACTGGGGATTTTCCGACCCGACGCGGAGTCAGGCGTGGCTGAAGTACGGCCAACTGCTCGCCGCGGGCGCGTTCATCGTCGGTCGGTTCGCGTAG
- a CDS encoding DUF5789 family protein, whose protein sequence is MADDKSGREKQARDADNRQRRRDIEAELERGDEPEPPIETDVLAALESELEPLSFPVTGAKLVAAVGDTDVPAPTETYTVAELVPDAEVETFDSPRAVRLQIQRPTVAMAMKRVVEASTGLPHRDRFGSQREAYLKTFHALQRLDGDDDDALVSAVAEWIVEQIHEKKEVPGSRAVRRQAAKLCRANGYQIRNDDWLGV, encoded by the coding sequence ATGGCAGACGACAAAAGTGGGCGAGAGAAGCAAGCGCGGGACGCCGACAACCGCCAGCGACGCCGGGACATCGAGGCCGAACTCGAACGGGGTGACGAACCAGAGCCGCCGATCGAGACGGACGTTCTCGCGGCGCTCGAGTCGGAGCTGGAGCCGCTCAGCTTCCCCGTGACGGGCGCGAAGCTCGTCGCGGCGGTCGGTGACACCGACGTTCCGGCCCCGACGGAAACGTACACCGTCGCCGAGCTAGTGCCGGACGCGGAGGTCGAGACGTTCGACTCACCGCGGGCGGTCCGGCTGCAGATACAGCGGCCGACGGTCGCGATGGCGATGAAACGAGTCGTTGAGGCGAGCACCGGCCTCCCACACAGGGACCGATTCGGCTCACAGCGGGAGGCGTATCTCAAGACCTTCCACGCGCTCCAACGACTCGACGGTGACGACGACGATGCTCTCGTCTCGGCCGTCGCCGAGTGGATTGTCGAGCAAATCCACGAGAAAAAAGAGGTGCCGGGGTCGCGGGCCGTGCGGCGACAGGCGGCGAAGCTGTGTCGCGCGAACGGGTATCAGATTCGCAACGACGACTGGCTCGGCGTCTGA
- a CDS encoding GNAT family N-acetyltransferase has product MSLFPETLESDRLRYEALRPETFDPLEFYQYVNEDAPHIDEITRYVTWEPHETPKESAEFIEQSGEQFANDEASQYALYATEGDLAGEFVGMGGLGVDWDRDLATLGAWLRKPAWGNGYSGERAARLLEVAFDRLDLAMVAVEHIPENEPSERAIRKYVDRFGGRREGRLRRSAVDPDGDVYDMVRYTISREEFEANR; this is encoded by the coding sequence ATGTCGCTGTTTCCCGAGACACTCGAATCCGACCGCCTCCGCTACGAGGCGCTCCGCCCGGAGACGTTCGACCCCTTGGAGTTCTATCAGTACGTCAACGAGGACGCGCCACACATCGACGAGATTACGCGCTACGTGACGTGGGAGCCACACGAGACGCCCAAGGAGTCGGCCGAGTTCATCGAACAGTCCGGCGAGCAGTTCGCGAACGACGAGGCGAGCCAGTACGCGCTGTACGCGACCGAGGGCGACCTGGCAGGCGAGTTCGTCGGCATGGGCGGACTCGGCGTCGACTGGGACCGCGACCTCGCCACGCTCGGCGCGTGGCTCCGCAAGCCGGCGTGGGGGAACGGCTACTCCGGTGAGCGCGCGGCCCGCCTGCTCGAAGTTGCCTTCGACCGCCTCGATTTGGCGATGGTCGCGGTCGAACACATCCCCGAAAACGAACCGTCGGAACGCGCTATCCGGAAGTACGTCGACCGGTTCGGCGGTCGCCGCGAGGGACGGCTGCGCCGCAGTGCCGTGGACCCCGACGGCGACGTGTACGACATGGTCCGGTACACGATTTCACGCGAGGAGTTCGAAGCCAACCGGTGA